In a genomic window of Limibacter armeniacum:
- a CDS encoding hybrid sensor histidine kinase/response regulator transcription factor, which produces MKKLLALSLLISLIASFGSNAQQINYQVTNYNLNQGLLHTDVQTMLQDQTGYLWLGTRSGLQRYDGYSFKNYHISLELSKQGLSNRIKHIQEASSNSLWVTTEGGIYHFDKKSGVFKSLHFPEEQQPDLPKMTFSLDQSCLLTVARNGLFEVCLDEEHQITNVKKVLDLEVHDILQTTPGAIWLMTSNGVWKYHSAENIQQVQLGEHTFSSFFAGHYSPKNGLYLCSGDSKVFKVPHKSLNALNLSENIIVWSLPETMGISPKMTSVYEDVKQQVWIGTVNGLIQTDPNFSSGVRYQRDGDHQWPSTHHITCILGDRTGGMWIGTLGGGLNFIDLTQKAFMTLPLSVTRQIEEKNIRAIQFDALGNLWVGTSAGVYTINMQDYSVRHLEHDKHNPQSICNNNIRCMLLDKFNRVWIGTDGGISIHTGDYRFIELKSYPNNPNSLTHNQIYDMTNDAFGNIWAGSWAEGLNKISFNEDGDFSINRFREGSTHELGLTSNAITGVYADQSRPVVWISTRTGINRIRLNEKGEAIDVLHINSASDSQTLSSAFVMPILQTNDTTIWAGTIGGGLNKIVLKSNDIRIKHFTTEQGAPSNDIESLTLDKHGKLWIGGRGIAQFDPKTEKFINYSTADGLETNSFKPHVVANGPNGQLWFGGVNGINYFYPDSILHNPYMPTVRFTSLKVNNADIETGKKVNGKVILKNNLWQTNTLELDHEENSLTVFFSGFHYSNNEKVYFKYMLEGHQENWITTYEHHADFGNLPVGNYTLMVKASNGENLWSLPAKIKVIVNPPWWQSNAAQNAYFIIAILLLLLAFYLMTIWLRMKKQAEIEKIAHEQSEKMHEMRLDFFTNISHEFRTPLTLILANIHKLEEIANQKSAGEQKLINSISSSAIQLNKLVSELLDFRKAETGHFKLMVNKLDLYDFAKDFAEQFNSLAEERKIGFEKKIHFSSKEVACDPKILQKILFNILSNSFKYTPNGGIVEFECTDMPITPHSIYSHHVALNEQENTHPYFWIRVKDNGMGISEESLPHIFESYFRGNETEKLSNIGYGVGLALVRSLVSLHNGVIHVFSEKGKGTEMFVGIPNSIETLPAEQLQVEMRFEESILKTKTPTVMFQYDKVDIAENTKEHTVMLVEDNPQLLSFLSDHFSDNYNVLQATNGIEALELLEYKYPHIIVSDIMMPEMDGIEMVKNLKENKLTQHIPVVMLTAKNTEKDKVEAAKIGVETFFEKPFNLELMDLKIKQILNARTELKVKYQHDIFVEAREKADNRSDKEFLNEFTKVIEDNISTPNLTVEFICKSLGISRTNLYKKVKAVTGCSINQFIRQAKMKKAALLLSSENLSIQEVMELVGFQSPSYFTRAFKKEYGMPPTKFIQEECRKEEMEEAM; this is translated from the coding sequence ATGAAAAAACTACTTGCACTCTCATTGCTGATTTCTCTGATAGCTTCCTTCGGCTCAAATGCCCAGCAGATCAACTATCAGGTCACTAATTACAACCTGAATCAAGGACTTCTACATACTGATGTACAGACTATGTTGCAGGATCAAACTGGATATCTTTGGTTAGGTACTCGATCGGGTTTACAGCGATATGATGGTTACAGTTTTAAAAACTACCACATTTCACTAGAACTTTCGAAACAAGGGTTGAGCAACAGGATTAAGCATATACAAGAGGCAAGTAGCAATAGTCTTTGGGTAACCACAGAAGGCGGTATCTATCACTTTGACAAAAAGTCTGGTGTATTCAAATCACTGCATTTTCCAGAAGAACAGCAGCCTGATCTTCCTAAAATGACTTTCAGCCTTGATCAATCTTGCTTGCTTACTGTAGCAAGAAATGGACTTTTTGAGGTATGCCTTGATGAGGAGCACCAAATAACGAATGTCAAGAAGGTACTTGACTTGGAGGTACATGATATTCTTCAGACTACACCTGGTGCTATTTGGCTCATGACTAGCAATGGTGTATGGAAATACCATTCTGCAGAAAATATTCAGCAGGTACAATTAGGAGAACATACTTTCTCCTCATTTTTTGCAGGTCATTACAGTCCCAAAAACGGACTTTACCTTTGTAGTGGCGACAGTAAAGTATTTAAGGTTCCACATAAGAGTCTGAATGCCCTGAACCTCTCAGAAAATATTATTGTGTGGTCCCTACCTGAAACCATGGGCATTAGCCCCAAGATGACTTCTGTCTATGAAGATGTAAAACAACAGGTATGGATCGGAACAGTGAATGGCTTGATCCAAACTGACCCTAACTTCAGCAGTGGTGTTCGTTACCAACGTGATGGCGATCATCAGTGGCCTTCGACCCATCATATTACCTGCATTCTGGGAGACAGGACAGGAGGTATGTGGATTGGTACATTAGGGGGTGGACTTAATTTTATTGATTTAACCCAAAAAGCCTTTATGACCTTACCGCTATCGGTGACACGTCAGATTGAGGAAAAGAACATCAGAGCCATCCAGTTTGATGCTTTGGGTAACTTATGGGTGGGTACAAGCGCTGGTGTCTATACAATCAATATGCAAGACTATTCAGTACGACACCTTGAACACGATAAGCATAACCCACAAAGCATCTGCAATAACAATATCCGCTGTATGCTACTCGATAAATTCAACAGGGTATGGATAGGCACCGATGGTGGTATCAGTATCCACACAGGTGATTACCGCTTTATAGAATTAAAATCATACCCCAATAACCCTAACAGCCTGACTCATAACCAGATTTATGATATGACCAATGATGCATTTGGTAATATCTGGGCTGGTTCTTGGGCAGAGGGACTTAACAAGATCAGTTTCAACGAGGACGGTGATTTTAGTATCAACCGATTCAGAGAAGGAAGCACCCACGAACTGGGACTTACTTCCAATGCCATTACTGGCGTGTATGCTGACCAAAGCAGACCGGTTGTCTGGATCAGTACCCGTACAGGCATCAACCGCATCAGGTTAAATGAAAAAGGGGAAGCTATAGATGTACTACATATCAATTCGGCTAGTGACTCACAGACTTTGAGTTCTGCTTTCGTTATGCCGATCCTACAAACCAATGACACTACCATTTGGGCAGGTACCATTGGTGGCGGACTAAACAAGATTGTACTGAAAAGCAATGATATCCGCATCAAGCATTTCACGACCGAACAGGGTGCGCCAAGTAACGATATAGAAAGTTTGACGCTTGATAAACATGGAAAACTTTGGATTGGAGGTAGAGGGATTGCCCAATTTGACCCCAAGACTGAAAAGTTTATCAATTACAGTACAGCCGACGGACTGGAAACCAACAGCTTTAAGCCACACGTAGTAGCCAATGGCCCTAATGGTCAGCTATGGTTTGGTGGCGTAAACGGTATCAACTACTTCTACCCGGACAGTATCCTTCATAACCCGTATATGCCAACCGTCCGTTTCACCAGCCTGAAAGTCAACAATGCAGATATTGAAACAGGAAAAAAAGTAAACGGAAAGGTAATTCTGAAGAATAACCTGTGGCAAACCAATACGCTGGAGCTAGACCATGAAGAGAATAGCCTGACCGTATTCTTCTCAGGTTTCCATTACTCCAACAATGAAAAGGTCTATTTTAAATATATGCTGGAAGGGCATCAGGAAAACTGGATCACCACCTATGAACATCACGCTGACTTTGGTAACCTTCCTGTAGGCAACTATACGTTAATGGTAAAAGCCTCCAATGGCGAAAACCTTTGGAGCTTGCCTGCTAAGATCAAGGTGATCGTCAACCCACCTTGGTGGCAATCCAATGCAGCCCAGAATGCCTATTTTATCATAGCAATTCTCCTGCTCTTGCTTGCCTTTTACCTAATGACTATTTGGCTGCGAATGAAAAAACAGGCCGAAATCGAGAAAATAGCACATGAGCAAAGTGAAAAGATGCACGAAATGAGATTGGATTTCTTCACCAATATCTCACATGAATTCCGTACGCCTTTAACGTTGATCCTTGCCAATATCCACAAGCTGGAGGAAATTGCTAACCAGAAATCAGCCGGTGAACAAAAACTGATTAACAGTATTTCCAGTAGTGCCATTCAACTTAATAAGTTGGTTAGTGAACTTTTAGACTTCAGAAAAGCTGAAACAGGTCACTTCAAGCTAATGGTAAACAAACTCGACTTATACGATTTTGCTAAAGATTTTGCAGAGCAATTCAACAGCCTTGCTGAAGAGCGAAAAATTGGATTTGAGAAGAAGATACATTTCAGTAGCAAAGAGGTTGCCTGTGATCCTAAAATCCTTCAGAAAATACTGTTCAATATACTTTCTAACTCCTTCAAGTATACGCCTAATGGTGGTATCGTTGAATTTGAATGTACAGATATGCCTATCACACCACATTCAATCTATTCACACCATGTAGCACTGAATGAGCAAGAAAACACACACCCATACTTCTGGATAAGGGTAAAGGATAATGGAATGGGTATCAGTGAAGAATCATTGCCACATATTTTCGAAAGTTACTTTAGAGGTAATGAGACTGAAAAGCTTTCCAATATCGGGTATGGAGTAGGTCTGGCATTGGTGAGAAGCCTTGTATCCTTGCACAATGGTGTAATCCATGTATTTAGTGAAAAGGGCAAAGGAACGGAGATGTTCGTAGGAATTCCAAACTCCATCGAAACATTGCCGGCAGAACAGCTACAGGTGGAAATGCGCTTCGAGGAGAGCATCCTGAAGACCAAAACTCCGACTGTCATGTTCCAGTATGATAAGGTAGATATTGCCGAAAACACCAAGGAACATACCGTTATGTTGGTAGAGGACAACCCGCAGCTGCTCTCATTCCTTTCTGACCATTTCAGTGATAACTATAATGTATTACAAGCGACCAATGGAATAGAAGCACTAGAACTATTGGAATATAAGTATCCGCATATCATAGTCAGTGATATTATGATGCCTGAGATGGATGGAATAGAAATGGTCAAGAACCTGAAAGAAAACAAGTTGACACAACATATTCCGGTGGTAATGCTTACTGCCAAGAACACAGAAAAGGATAAGGTTGAGGCTGCCAAAATTGGTGTTGAAACCTTCTTTGAAAAGCCGTTCAACCTAGAGCTGATGGATCTAAAAATCAAGCAGATCTTGAATGCCCGTACCGAACTGAAAGTCAAATACCAGCACGATATTTTTGTGGAAGCGCGTGAAAAGGCAGATAATCGCTCCGATAAGGAATTCCTGAATGAGTTTACCAAGGTAATTGAGGATAATATCTCGACCCCAAACCTGACCGTGGAGTTTATCTGCAAGTCTTTGGGAATTAGTCGTACCAACCTTTACAAGAAAGTAAAAGCCGTAACAGGTTGCTCGATCAACCAATTTATCAGGCAGGCAAAAATGAAAAAGGCAGCCCTGCTCCTGTCATCGGAAAACCTTTCCATTCAGGAAGTGATGGAGCTGGTCGGTTTCCAAAGTCCATCTTATTTTACAAGAGCATTTAAAAAGGAATATGGTATGCCTCCTACCAAATTTATTCAGGAGGAATGTCGGAAAGAGGAAATGGAAGAAGCAATGTAG